One Bacillota bacterium DNA window includes the following coding sequences:
- a CDS encoding PolC-type DNA polymerase III, whose translation MQNVALNNRFAEIFPETSDREKIKNLFSEVEVRNINFYKRSKILEIIILSKKLIPAQVLAEIEEKFTDYFNLDSVNIKVKYNISKPLDDLIEDYWESIVFNVSRKIATSRGLLSGCRWKLTGKNLTVHLKTKGAEILKVQGCNKYIEEIIEEAFSAKIKVEFEDCVIDESYKIKYLENKKYEEAKVLKNIAILSPKAKESRNGEGKTDNKNQTGLIIGKNFNDDLMRIRSINQDSGIVAFSGDIMKVEFKEIKGNRYLCIFDITDYTSSLTVKFFVRKNNIDEIKKKIKEGITVKVRGEAQYDKFSREFVIIALDILQIEKQMRMDMAKEKRVELHLHTQMSAMDGVSPVEELIKRAFEWGHKAIAITDHGVVQAYPGASMAANKYNIKVIYGIECYLMDDVCQNFGDNTDYTKADSYHAIILVVNTKGLKNLYKLVSLSHLEYFYKKPRIPKGIFTQYREGLLLGTACEAGELYRAFLENKNEDEIVEIASFYDYFEIQPLGNNQFLVNDRIVNSIEDLKEINRKIVQLGEKLGKPVVATCDVHFLDPEDEVFRRILMAGQGYNDADKQAPLFFRTTEEMMEEFMYLGEEKAYEIVVTNTNTISNVVEKISPIPKGTFPPKIEGAEEEIEKLAVGQAKGKYGESLPEIVENRMKKELSSIIKNGFSVMYLIARNLVQKSLSNGYLVGSRGSVGSSFVAYLTGITEVNPLQPHYICDKCKYSEFVTDGSFDCGYDLPDKKCPGCGENLRKDGYDIPFETFLGFEGDKEPDIDLNFSGEYQARAHKFVEELFGEDHVFRAGTIASIAEKTAFGFVKNYLDERGIVVTSAEMNRLIRGCTGVKRTTGQHPGGIMIVPQDKEIYDFSPIQRPADDIDSQTITTHFDYDFLHGSILKLDILGHDDPTTIKMLEDLTGVDPRSIPIGDPVTMAIFSSTDPLGVKPEDINSEVGTLAIPEFGTKFVRQMLVETKPKTMSELIRISGLSHGTDVWINNAQDLIKSGTATLSEVICTRDDIMLYLIYSGLPPIKAFKIMEDVRKGKGLTEEYEEIMRQHNVPQWYIESCKKIKYMFPKAHAAAYVMMAFRIAWFKVHYPVEFYAVYFTVKADEFDAGIMTQDKTKIRNKILELESKGNNITQKEKGILTLLEVVNEMYARNIKFLPVDLYKSEVRKFIIEEGSIRPPLNSLPGLGVTAAQNIVEARKEGRFTSVEDLRIRGKASKTVIDILKEHGCLKNLPESSQISLF comes from the coding sequence ATGCAAAATGTTGCTTTAAACAATAGATTTGCTGAAATATTTCCAGAAACATCCGATAGAGAAAAGATTAAAAATTTGTTTTCAGAGGTTGAAGTACGAAATATTAATTTTTACAAAAGATCAAAGATCCTTGAGATAATAATATTATCCAAAAAGCTGATACCTGCGCAGGTATTAGCGGAAATCGAAGAAAAATTTACTGATTATTTTAATTTAGATTCTGTAAATATAAAAGTAAAGTATAATATTTCTAAGCCCTTAGATGATCTTATAGAAGACTATTGGGAAAGCATAGTATTCAATGTAAGCAGAAAAATAGCTACAAGCCGTGGACTGTTGTCCGGTTGCAGATGGAAACTTACAGGAAAGAATTTGACGGTACATTTAAAGACAAAAGGGGCAGAAATCCTTAAAGTTCAAGGATGTAATAAATATATAGAAGAAATAATTGAAGAAGCCTTTTCGGCAAAAATTAAGGTGGAGTTTGAAGATTGCGTAATTGATGAGAGTTATAAAATAAAGTATCTGGAAAATAAAAAATATGAGGAAGCCAAAGTCCTTAAAAATATTGCAATTTTATCACCTAAGGCTAAAGAAAGCCGGAATGGAGAAGGTAAAACCGATAATAAAAATCAAACCGGCCTTATTATTGGTAAAAATTTTAATGATGATTTAATGAGGATAAGGAGTATAAATCAGGATTCGGGTATTGTTGCCTTTAGCGGTGACATTATGAAAGTTGAGTTTAAAGAGATAAAAGGGAACAGGTATTTATGTATTTTTGATATAACAGATTATACAAGCTCTCTGACAGTAAAATTCTTTGTGAGAAAAAATAATATAGATGAAATAAAAAAGAAAATAAAAGAGGGAATTACAGTAAAGGTAAGGGGAGAAGCTCAATACGATAAGTTTTCAAGGGAATTTGTAATAATTGCGTTAGATATTTTACAAATTGAAAAACAAATGCGTATGGATATGGCTAAAGAGAAAAGGGTTGAGCTGCACCTTCATACCCAAATGAGCGCTATGGATGGGGTATCGCCTGTTGAAGAATTAATAAAACGAGCCTTCGAATGGGGCCATAAAGCTATTGCAATAACCGACCATGGGGTAGTACAAGCTTATCCTGGCGCTTCAATGGCTGCTAATAAGTATAATATAAAAGTCATATATGGCATTGAGTGTTATTTAATGGATGACGTTTGTCAAAACTTTGGAGACAATACAGATTATACAAAAGCTGATTCTTATCATGCAATAATACTTGTTGTGAACACAAAGGGCTTAAAGAATCTATATAAACTGGTTTCTCTTTCGCATCTCGAGTATTTTTATAAGAAACCTAGAATACCTAAAGGCATTTTTACTCAATATAGGGAAGGGTTATTGCTTGGAACTGCATGTGAAGCAGGGGAATTGTATAGAGCATTTTTGGAAAACAAAAATGAAGATGAAATTGTCGAAATTGCTTCATTTTATGATTATTTCGAAATACAACCGTTAGGTAACAATCAGTTCCTTGTAAATGATAGAATTGTAAATAGCATTGAAGATTTGAAAGAAATCAATAGAAAAATAGTTCAGTTAGGTGAAAAGTTAGGAAAACCTGTGGTTGCAACATGCGACGTCCATTTTCTGGATCCTGAAGATGAAGTATTCAGGCGGATACTGATGGCTGGACAAGGATATAATGATGCAGACAAACAAGCTCCACTGTTTTTCAGAACAACTGAAGAGATGATGGAAGAGTTTATGTATCTTGGAGAAGAAAAAGCTTATGAGATAGTAGTGACCAATACAAATACTATATCCAATGTTGTAGAAAAAATTTCTCCTATTCCAAAAGGGACTTTCCCACCCAAAATTGAAGGAGCTGAGGAGGAAATAGAAAAACTTGCAGTAGGACAAGCCAAGGGAAAGTATGGCGAGTCCCTTCCTGAAATTGTAGAAAACAGAATGAAGAAGGAACTCAGCTCAATTATTAAAAACGGTTTTTCTGTAATGTACCTTATAGCTAGAAACCTTGTACAAAAATCTCTAAGCAATGGTTACCTTGTAGGCTCCAGGGGGTCTGTAGGCTCATCTTTTGTTGCCTACCTTACAGGAATTACGGAAGTAAACCCGCTTCAACCCCATTACATTTGCGATAAGTGTAAGTATTCGGAATTTGTGACGGATGGCAGTTTCGATTGCGGTTATGACCTTCCCGATAAAAAATGCCCAGGATGTGGAGAAAACTTAAGGAAAGACGGATATGACATTCCGTTTGAAACTTTTTTAGGCTTTGAAGGAGATAAAGAACCTGATATCGACTTAAACTTTTCAGGAGAATATCAGGCTAGGGCACATAAATTTGTTGAAGAATTATTTGGCGAAGACCATGTATTCAGGGCCGGTACTATTGCGTCAATAGCAGAGAAAACAGCATTTGGCTTTGTGAAAAATTATCTGGATGAGAGAGGTATTGTAGTAACCAGTGCGGAAATGAACAGGTTAATTAGAGGGTGTACCGGTGTAAAAAGGACTACCGGTCAGCATCCCGGCGGTATTATGATTGTGCCGCAAGACAAGGAAATATATGATTTTTCGCCAATCCAGCGTCCTGCTGATGATATCGATTCTCAAACCATTACAACTCATTTTGATTATGATTTTTTGCATGGGAGCATATTAAAGCTTGATATTTTAGGGCACGATGATCCTACGACAATAAAAATGTTGGAAGATTTAACAGGGGTGGATCCCAGGTCTATACCTATTGGTGACCCGGTAACAATGGCTATATTTAGCAGTACTGACCCCCTGGGAGTAAAACCTGAAGATATAAATAGTGAAGTGGGTACTTTGGCAATACCTGAGTTTGGAACTAAATTTGTAAGGCAGATGCTGGTTGAAACAAAACCCAAGACAATGTCGGAACTTATAAGGATATCAGGGTTGTCTCATGGTACCGATGTATGGATTAATAATGCCCAGGATTTAATAAAATCCGGTACTGCAACCCTTTCGGAAGTTATCTGCACAAGAGACGATATTATGTTATATCTTATATATTCAGGATTGCCTCCTATAAAGGCTTTTAAGATAATGGAGGATGTCAGGAAAGGGAAGGGACTTACCGAGGAATATGAAGAAATTATGCGCCAGCATAATGTGCCCCAGTGGTATATTGAATCCTGTAAAAAAATAAAATACATGTTTCCTAAAGCCCATGCAGCAGCTTATGTAATGATGGCTTTCAGGATTGCATGGTTTAAGGTACACTATCCTGTTGAGTTTTATGCTGTATATTTTACAGTAAAGGCTGATGAGTTTGATGCAGGAATAATGACACAGGATAAAACTAAGATAAGGAATAAAATTTTAGAGTTGGAAAGTAAAGGGAATAATATTACGCAAAAGGAAAAAGGCATTTTAACTTTATTGGAAGTAGTGAATGAAATGTATGCAAGAAATATTAAATTTCTCCCTGTTGATTTATACAAATCCGAGGTAAGAAAATTCATAATTGAGGAAGGAAGCATCAGGCCTCCACTTAACAGTTTACCGGGTCTTGGCGTCACAGCAGCCCAAAACATTGTTGAAGCAAGAAAAGAAGGCAGATTTACTTCAGTGGAGGATTTAAGAATAAGGGGTAAAGCCAGTAAAACAGTTATCGATATTTTAAAAGAACACGGATGTTTAAAAAATCTACCAGAAAGCAGCCAAATAAGTTTATTTTAA
- a CDS encoding glycosyltransferase family 2 protein, translated as MPVSAIIPAFNEEKTIGEIIKVLAKVDTIEEIIVVSDGSRDRTASIARELGTTVIELPQNMGKGAAIKKGLEVCKSDIVLLLDADLIGLREIHIRKLLEPVIKNQCDMTVGVFNGGRISTDLAQKIAPQLSGQRAVRKSIINNMEYMEKAGYGIEVTLTRYAKREKIKVIEVKLKYLSHVTKEEKYGIINGFNKRLKMYWEIYKCLRPTKRLKYKGSIK; from the coding sequence ATGCCTGTAAGTGCAATAATCCCTGCATTTAATGAAGAGAAGACTATTGGAGAAATTATAAAGGTTTTGGCTAAGGTAGATACTATTGAAGAAATAATAGTGGTAAGTGACGGTTCTCGGGACAGGACGGCTTCAATTGCCCGGGAACTGGGAACTACGGTAATTGAGCTTCCTCAAAACATGGGAAAGGGTGCTGCAATTAAAAAAGGACTTGAGGTTTGCAAAAGTGATATAGTATTATTGCTTGATGCTGATTTAATAGGTTTAAGAGAAATACATATAAGGAAATTGCTTGAACCGGTGATAAAAAATCAATGCGATATGACAGTGGGAGTTTTTAATGGAGGCAGGATTTCTACAGATTTAGCGCAAAAAATTGCTCCCCAGTTGTCAGGACAGAGAGCAGTCAGAAAGTCGATTATTAATAATATGGAATACATGGAAAAGGCGGGATATGGAATTGAAGTAACCTTGACCAGGTATGCAAAAAGAGAAAAAATAAAGGTTATTGAGGTTAAACTCAAGTATTTAAGCCATGTTACAAAAGAAGAAAAGTATGGGATAATAAACGGATTTAATAAAAGACTTAAGATGTATTGGGAGATTTACAAATGCTTAAGGCCAACAAAAAGGTTGAAGTATAAAGGAAGTATAAAGTAA
- the ispG gene encoding flavodoxin-dependent (E)-4-hydroxy-3-methylbut-2-enyl-diphosphate synthase — MEYGIMRKKTHKIRVGDKFIGGDAPITVQSMTNTDTRDVGKTIEQIRRLEDEGCDIVRVAVPDNEAALAIKAIKKAVKIPVVADIHFDYRLAISSIESGADKIRLNPGNIGGEDRIRQVVEMAKAKDVSIRIGVNSGSVEKDIIKKYGGITPEGMVESALRHIEILEKYNYNNIVISIKASNIPTTIASYRLVSEKIGYPLHIGVTEAGTVYKGTIKSAVALGCLLAEGIGDTLRVSLTGDPVEEVRVGREILRALEIEKKGIEIISCPTCGRCRINLINIANTIEEKLKHCNKNIKIAIMGCAVNGPGEAREADIGVAGGKGEALLFKKGKIIRKIPQEKIVEELLKEIEYTF; from the coding sequence ATGGAATATGGAATTATGAGGAAAAAGACCCATAAAATAAGGGTGGGTGATAAGTTTATAGGAGGAGACGCTCCTATTACAGTACAGTCAATGACTAATACCGACACTCGTGATGTTGGTAAAACAATAGAGCAAATAAGGAGGCTTGAAGATGAAGGGTGCGACATAGTGAGGGTAGCTGTACCCGACAATGAGGCCGCTCTTGCCATAAAAGCAATAAAAAAGGCTGTAAAAATTCCTGTAGTAGCCGACATCCATTTTGACTACAGGCTTGCAATAAGCAGTATAGAAAGCGGTGCAGATAAAATAAGGTTAAACCCCGGCAATATAGGAGGAGAGGATAGAATACGCCAAGTAGTTGAGATGGCTAAGGCAAAGGATGTTTCCATACGTATTGGTGTCAACTCCGGTTCTGTTGAAAAAGACATAATAAAAAAATATGGGGGAATAACGCCTGAAGGCATGGTGGAGAGCGCTTTAAGACATATAGAAATATTGGAGAAATATAATTACAATAATATTGTGATATCAATTAAGGCATCAAATATACCAACGACGATCGCATCATACAGGTTGGTTTCAGAAAAGATTGGGTATCCCTTGCATATAGGTGTTACTGAAGCGGGGACAGTATATAAAGGAACTATAAAGTCTGCTGTTGCATTAGGTTGCTTGCTGGCAGAGGGCATTGGGGATACCCTTAGAGTTTCCCTTACGGGAGATCCTGTTGAAGAGGTGAGAGTAGGAAGAGAAATATTGAGAGCTCTAGAAATTGAAAAAAAAGGAATTGAAATAATATCCTGTCCTACCTGTGGAAGGTGCCGGATTAATCTTATTAATATTGCAAATACTATAGAAGAAAAATTAAAGCATTGTAATAAGAATATTAAAATAGCAATAATGGGATGTGCTGTAAATGGACCTGGAGAGGCAAGAGAAGCAGATATCGGCGTTGCAGGAGGAAAGGGTGAGGCTTTATTGTTTAAAAAAGGGAAGATAATACGTAAGATTCCTCAGGAGAAAATTGTGGAGGAATTACTAAAGGAAATAGAATATACTTTTTGA
- the rseP gene encoding RIP metalloprotease RseP encodes MNLLLAFIAFNFIVIVHELGHFIAAKLADIKVLEFSLFVGPKLFSIKKGETEYSLRLFPILAYVKMEGEEEKSDSERAFNKKPLPARVAVIAAGPLANLFIAVIVLTIVFSVTGFTTTNLKYVEDGSPAYNASIQKGDKIIRYDGKRVYQPMDVIQFLYVYKGRPAKVEVIRNGKTFETQITPLRIPEQERYLFGFSVQQISGELSNVVNAVSPNTPAEISGLKPGDRVVKLNDVPISSKKDIDNFMSVNKGNTVKMTVLRNNSEIVLEITPYVQKIPEQYYLGIEYELKKGDIFEVMRYSILYAYSIARNVAYSLVWLVTGRVSLSQMTGPVGIVSTIGDVVEQGTTLANKLLYLLNITAFISIAIGATNLIPFPALDGNKLLLLLIEAVRKKPIPSEKEAFISMIGFVILIILALFTVYNDTLRLIRGGY; translated from the coding sequence ATGAACTTGTTATTGGCGTTTATAGCGTTTAATTTTATAGTTATTGTACATGAATTGGGCCATTTTATTGCCGCGAAATTGGCTGATATTAAAGTATTAGAGTTTTCTCTCTTTGTTGGGCCAAAGCTCTTTAGTATAAAAAAAGGTGAGACTGAATATTCCTTAAGGCTGTTTCCAATACTAGCATATGTAAAAATGGAAGGAGAGGAAGAAAAATCAGATAGTGAAAGAGCTTTTAATAAAAAGCCATTGCCTGCAAGGGTTGCAGTTATAGCTGCGGGTCCTTTGGCAAACTTGTTTATTGCAGTAATAGTTCTGACAATAGTATTTTCTGTAACAGGATTTACTACAACCAATCTTAAGTATGTTGAGGATGGCTCTCCTGCTTATAATGCATCAATACAAAAGGGAGATAAAATTATAAGGTATGACGGAAAAAGAGTATACCAACCCATGGATGTTATACAGTTTTTGTATGTTTATAAAGGAAGGCCTGCAAAAGTTGAAGTAATAAGGAACGGTAAAACGTTTGAAACACAGATTACTCCTTTAAGAATACCGGAACAGGAAAGATATTTATTTGGTTTTAGTGTGCAGCAAATATCAGGGGAGCTTTCCAATGTTGTTAATGCCGTTTCTCCAAATACGCCGGCGGAAATTTCCGGATTGAAACCCGGTGACAGGGTGGTTAAGCTGAATGATGTACCTATTTCCAGCAAAAAAGACATAGACAACTTTATGAGCGTGAATAAAGGTAATACTGTTAAAATGACCGTTTTAAGGAACAACTCCGAAATAGTACTTGAAATTACACCATATGTTCAAAAAATACCGGAACAGTATTATCTTGGTATAGAATATGAATTAAAGAAAGGCGACATATTTGAGGTAATGAGGTATTCTATTTTGTACGCCTATTCTATTGCTAGAAACGTAGCTTACAGTCTCGTTTGGTTGGTAACAGGCAGAGTATCCCTAAGCCAGATGACAGGCCCTGTAGGTATCGTAAGCACAATTGGAGATGTGGTAGAACAGGGTACCACCTTAGCGAATAAACTGCTGTACCTGCTTAATATTACTGCATTTATAAGCATAGCTATCGGGGCTACAAATTTAATTCCTTTCCCTGCCCTTGATGGAAATAAATTACTGTTACTGTTAATAGAGGCAGTGAGGAAAAAACCTATTCCTTCTGAAAAAGAGGCTTTTATATCGATGATAGGTTTTGTAATACTTATAATATTGGCGTTGTTTACTGTTTATAATGATACACTCAGGTTAATAAGGGGAGGGTATTAA
- a CDS encoding 1-deoxy-D-xylulose-5-phosphate reductoisomerase, translating into MEKCISILGSTGSIGVQTLGVVRNLGIRVKGLTADKNIDLLEKQAREFKPKAVSISCNKQAEELRSRLGGLNIEVYSGAEGLIRIATLEGVDTVVNSLVGIAGLMPTMEAIRNKKSIALANKETLVAAGSLVMAEAKRHSVEIIPIDSEHSAIFQCIMGNNKANVSKLILTASGGPFRGCRYEDLIYITPEEALKHPNWQMGNKITIDSATLMNKGLEVIEARWLFDINEDNIKVLIHPQSIIHSMVEYIDGSVIAQLGPPDMRIPIQFALTYPERSCNNFPKLNLAEKRTLTFEEPDYKVFPCLNLAYEALKASGTMPAAMSGANEMAVWLFLNKKIKFTHIPELIEKVMEKHKVNNNPSINDIIEVDTWAKEEAAEICGKGELLI; encoded by the coding sequence ATGGAGAAATGTATATCGATATTAGGGTCCACAGGTTCAATTGGTGTGCAGACTCTTGGTGTAGTGCGCAATTTAGGTATTAGAGTTAAAGGTTTAACAGCAGATAAGAATATTGATTTGTTAGAAAAGCAAGCCAGGGAGTTTAAACCTAAGGCTGTTTCCATATCTTGTAATAAACAGGCAGAAGAATTACGTTCAAGGCTTGGAGGCCTAAATATAGAGGTTTACTCCGGAGCAGAAGGATTGATAAGAATAGCAACCCTTGAAGGTGTTGATACGGTTGTTAACTCATTAGTAGGTATTGCAGGGCTTATGCCTACCATGGAAGCAATAAGGAATAAAAAAAGCATAGCCCTGGCAAACAAGGAAACGTTAGTAGCTGCAGGCAGTTTGGTTATGGCGGAAGCTAAAAGGCACAGTGTTGAAATTATTCCTATTGACAGTGAACATTCAGCCATCTTTCAATGCATTATGGGTAATAACAAAGCTAATGTTTCAAAATTGATTTTAACGGCATCCGGAGGCCCTTTCAGGGGTTGTAGATATGAAGATTTGATTTATATCACTCCTGAAGAAGCATTAAAACATCCAAATTGGCAGATGGGAAATAAAATTACTATTGATTCCGCTACATTAATGAATAAGGGCTTAGAGGTTATTGAGGCAAGATGGCTTTTTGATATAAATGAGGATAATATAAAAGTACTAATACATCCGCAAAGCATAATCCATTCCATGGTAGAATATATTGATGGCTCGGTTATTGCGCAATTAGGGCCTCCTGACATGAGGATCCCTATTCAATTTGCTTTAACTTACCCGGAAAGAAGCTGTAATAATTTTCCAAAGCTTAACCTTGCTGAAAAGAGAACATTAACTTTTGAAGAGCCAGATTATAAAGTATTTCCTTGCTTAAACCTTGCCTATGAGGCTTTAAAGGCATCAGGGACAATGCCTGCAGCAATGAGTGGGGCAAATGAAATGGCAGTATGGTTGTTTTTAAATAAGAAAATCAAATTTACCCATATCCCTGAACTTATTGAAAAGGTAATGGAAAAACATAAAGTGAATAATAACCCGTCGATTAATGATATAATAGAAGTAGATACTTGGGCTAAAGAAGAAGCTGCCGAAATATGTGGTAAGGGGGAGTTGCTTATATGA